The sequence below is a genomic window from Chryseobacterium foetidum.
AAATCTGAAGTTGGGTTTGGATAAAGTGCGATAGTTTTACTTTTATCATCAATCTCAGAAATACTCAAAGTTGGTCTGTCAACCGAAAAGGTATCAATACCTATAATATCCGAATTAGTACCATTTACTCCTCCACTGGTCACAAAGTATCGGAAAGCAAATTTCACGGGAATTGCTGTTGTCCCTATACCAGTAATTGTAAACTGATACTGCGTCCATGTTTTTGGATAAACAAAACCTGTGGCTAAATTTGGATTTACCGTTACAGCAACATTAGTAAAACTACCCAATCCTGTAGAGCCTCCTGACGGATTTACTGTTGTAGCTGCTGTACTGTATCTCAGTTCTAATCTATCTGCATAGTCAGTAGTTCCATCAGTTCCTTTTCGGCTGTAAAAACTTATTATATCACCATCCTTAACATTTATTACTGGGGTAATTAACCAATTGCTGATAGTACCCGTACCTGTAGTACTTGTGTAATTAACTAAAGCAAAAGAATTATTCCCTCCACTTTGACCTGCCGGAACGCCCCCGATACCACTACTGAAAATAGAATTCTGGCTGGTATCTGCGGATGTATAGCTGGCCTTAACCCAAGCCCCTGTGCCACTCGGTGAACTTTGATTTGTGATGGTCCAGTCAGCGGGAAAAACTGCATCGAAACCATAACTGTAAACATTTGTCATTTGCGCTTTTCCAAGACTCAGTGACAAAAGAGTGCAAACTAATAGAATTTTTTTCATACTTAAGATTTTAACATTTTAAAGTAAATATAGTAATTACTAAGCAATTAGCAAAATGAAAACGTTAAAAAAATAAGAAATCCCTAAGGAATAATTCATAGGGATTGTAATGTAATAATTTAAAAAAGAAGATTATTTTACATAATTTTCAAAGAAAAGCGGAATACTCTCAATTCCTTTATAGAAATTAAATAAGCCATAATGCTCGTTTGGAGAGTGAATAGCATCAGAATCCAGCCCGAAGCCCATCAAAACTGATTTAGCTCCCAAAACCTGCTCAAACATTGCAGTAATAGGAATACTTCCTCCACCTCTGTAAGGTAAAACTTCTTTACCAAAAGCTGTTTCCATAGCCGTTTTTGCAGCTGAAAATTCTTTGGTATCTGTTGGAAGAACGTAAGGCATACCTCCATGATGTGGTGTTACTTTAACTTTCACATTGTCTGGAGCAATTTTCTCAAAATATTTTGTAAACTTTTCTGTAATCTCTTCCGGAGTCTGATAAGGCACCAATCTCATAGAAATTTTCGCCGAAGCTTTAGAAGGAATTACTGTTTTGGCACCTTCACCAGTGTAACCACCCCAAATTCCGTTGCAGTCTAAAGTTGGACGGATGGAAGTTCGTTCTAAAGTGGTATACCCTTTTTCACCTTCAACACCGCTCAGGCCGATGGATCTTTTGAATTCATCCGGATTGTCTTTCAACTTATTCATATCTGCTCTTTCCTCATCAGAAACCATATCTACATT
It includes:
- a CDS encoding T9SS-dependent choice-of-anchor J family protein, translating into MKKILLVCTLLSLSLGKAQMTNVYSYGFDAVFPADWTITNQSSPSGTGAWVKASYTSADTSQNSIFSSGIGGVPAGQSGGNNSFALVNYTSTTGTGTISNWLITPVINVKDGDIISFYSRKGTDGTTDYADRLELRYSTAATTVNPSGGSTGLGSFTNVAVTVNPNLATGFVYPKTWTQYQFTITGIGTTAIPVKFAFRYFVTSGGVNGTNSDIIGIDTFSVDRPTLSISEIDDKSKTIALYPNPTSDFINFKTDAKIIKTEVYDLAGKNVNLPLKDNQLDVRKLPAGQYLINIETAEGKTTEKFIKK